The following coding sequences lie in one Musa acuminata AAA Group cultivar baxijiao chromosome BXJ3-1, Cavendish_Baxijiao_AAA, whole genome shotgun sequence genomic window:
- the LOC103999876 gene encoding ubiquitin-conjugating enzyme E2 36 isoform X1 — protein sequence MPLVRVASSESGRSFGRTKSPLLTVLGAFLSTPSPPPFVAPGGSSSPLPSPPSFDRESAGMANSNLPRRIIKETQRLLSEPAPGISASPSEDNMRYFNVMILGPSQSPYEGGVFKLELFLPEEYPMAAPKVRFLTKIYHPNIDKLGRICLDILKDKWSPALQIRTVLLSIQALLSAPNPDDPLSDNIARHWKTNEAEAVETAKEWTRLYATGA from the exons ATGCCACTCGTACGGGTTGCGTCCTCCGAAAGCGGTCGCTCTTTTGGAAGAACAAAAAGCCCTCTCCTGACAGTTTTAGGTGCCTTCCTCTCgactccatctcctcctccgttCGTCGCCCCCGGTGGTTCTTCGTCTCCTCTTCCCTCTCCGCCTTCGTTCGATCGAGAATCGGCTGGGATGGCCAACAGCAATCTCCCTCGTAGGATCATCAAG GAGACGCAGCGGCTTCTTAGCGAACCAG CTCCGGGGATAAGCGCGTCTCCCTCCGAAGACAACATGCGCTACTTCAACGTAATGATTCTTGGGCCGTCGCAATCTCCATATGAAG GAGGAGTATTCAAGCTTGAGCTGTTTCTACCTGAAGAATATCCAATGGCTGCTCCAAAG GTCCGCTTTCTGACCAAAATCTATCATCCAAACATTGACAAG CTTGGAAGAATATGCCTAGACATTCTGAAAGACAAATGGAGTCCAGCTCTCCAAATTAGAACTGTGCTCCTCAG TATTCAAGCTCTTCTCAGTGCCCCAAACCCAGACGATCCACTATCGGACAACATTGCAAGGCACTGGAAGACAAATGAAGCAGAAGCTGTGGAAACAG CCAAAGAATGGACCCGTCTATATGCTACTGGGGCATGA
- the LOC103999876 gene encoding ubiquitin-conjugating enzyme E2 36 isoform X2, with translation MRYFNVMILGPSQSPYEGGVFKLELFLPEEYPMAAPKVRFLTKIYHPNIDKLGRICLDILKDKWSPALQIRTVLLSIQALLSAPNPDDPLSDNIARHWKTNEAEAVETAKEWTRLYATGA, from the exons ATGCGCTACTTCAACGTAATGATTCTTGGGCCGTCGCAATCTCCATATGAAG GAGGAGTATTCAAGCTTGAGCTGTTTCTACCTGAAGAATATCCAATGGCTGCTCCAAAG GTCCGCTTTCTGACCAAAATCTATCATCCAAACATTGACAAG CTTGGAAGAATATGCCTAGACATTCTGAAAGACAAATGGAGTCCAGCTCTCCAAATTAGAACTGTGCTCCTCAG TATTCAAGCTCTTCTCAGTGCCCCAAACCCAGACGATCCACTATCGGACAACATTGCAAGGCACTGGAAGACAAATGAAGCAGAAGCTGTGGAAACAG CCAAAGAATGGACCCGTCTATATGCTACTGGGGCATGA
- the LOC103999849 gene encoding interactor of constitutive active ROPs 4 isoform X1 has protein sequence MPRSRGSSDAPQRQSPRAPLHLRATACSEANSVHHRPVAADRSPRVSPRGVLQEQRKRGTRVTDLETKLKKAQEELKRLRDQVASAEAAKTEAEQALVKAKKRITATAPTAKGEDVKRHVPQESRKEGGPPQENKSEEESVTSPATMDVFEVVVPTEPIHRENEDVSMQKKEESAVEREKEETKTMISDAVVAETEEKKKEEEEDEREPVVIPDSPQVDALKAKLSEKEKEVEILLEENVIFKTRADEEARQIADAARAKEEELTARLNSTEEELKESRAKAGRLAEQLEAAEGAKAALEAEMKRLRVQTEQWRKAAEAAAAVLATGDATAEDTTGRRVAERCGSMDKHLGWGSPLVAGDMDEDGSGRRKSAGIRVLGELWKKKGQRK, from the exons ATGCCGAGATCAAG AGGGTCGTCAGATGCGCCGCAGAGGCAGTCGCCGCGGGCGCCGCTCCACCTGAGGGCCACCGCCTGCTCCGAGGCCAACAGCGTGCACCACCGCCCCGTGGCCGCCGACCGCAGCCCCAGGGTGTCCCCTCGTGGTGTCTTACAAGAG CAGAGGAAGCGGGGCACGAGGGTAACCGACCTGGAGACCAAGCTGAAGAAGGCGCAGGAGGAGCTCAAGCGGCTGAGAGACCAGGTGGCCTCGGCGGAAGCCGCGAAGACCGAGGCGGAGCAAGCTCTCGTGAAGGCCAAGAAGCGGATCACGGCCACAGCCCCGACGGCGAAAGGAGAAGACGTCAAGCGTCATGTTCCTCAGGAGTCTCGAAAGGAGGGCGGTCCACCGCAGGAGAACAAGTCCGAGGAGGAGAGCGTCACTTCTCCCGCGACGATGGATGTCTTCGAAGTAGTAGTGCCGACTGAGCCCATCCACAGAGAGAACGAAGACGTCAGCAtgcagaagaaagaagagagtGCGGTGGAGAGGGAAAAGGAGGAGACAAAGACAATGATCAGCGATGCAGTAGTTGCTGAGACAGAggagaaaaagaaggaagaagaggaagacgagaGAGAGCCGGTGGTGATACCTGATAGCCCACAGGTGGACGCTCTCAAGGCCAAGCTctcggagaaggagaaggaagtgGAGATACTCCTCGAGGAGAACGTCATCTTCAAGACCAGAGCCGACGAGGAAGCGAGGCAGATCGCAGACGCTGCTCGGGCCAAGGAAGAAGAGCTGACGGCGAGGCTGAACTCCACGGAGGAAGAGCTCAAAGAAAGCAGAGCTAAAGCGGGTCGCCTGGCGGAGCAGCTGGAGGCAGCAGAAGGAGCGAAGGCGGCGTTAGAGGCGGAGATGAAGCGGCTGAGGGTGCAGACAGAGCAATGGCGGAAGGCGGCAGAGGCCGCTGCCGCGGTACTGGCAACGGGGGACGCAACGGCCGAGGACACGACGGGGAGAAGGGTAGCGGAGCGGTGTGGGTCGATGGACAAGCACCTCGGCTGGGGGTCGCCGCTGGTGGCCGGGGACATGGATGAAGACGGCAGCGGGAGGAGAAAGAGCGCCGGGATTCGAGTGCTCGGGGAGCTGTGGAAGAAGAAGGGTCAGCGGAAATGA
- the LOC103999849 gene encoding interactor of constitutive active ROPs 4 isoform X2, whose protein sequence is MPRSRGSSDAPQRQSPRAPLHLRATACSEANSVHHRPVAADRSPRVSPRGVLQERKRGTRVTDLETKLKKAQEELKRLRDQVASAEAAKTEAEQALVKAKKRITATAPTAKGEDVKRHVPQESRKEGGPPQENKSEEESVTSPATMDVFEVVVPTEPIHRENEDVSMQKKEESAVEREKEETKTMISDAVVAETEEKKKEEEEDEREPVVIPDSPQVDALKAKLSEKEKEVEILLEENVIFKTRADEEARQIADAARAKEEELTARLNSTEEELKESRAKAGRLAEQLEAAEGAKAALEAEMKRLRVQTEQWRKAAEAAAAVLATGDATAEDTTGRRVAERCGSMDKHLGWGSPLVAGDMDEDGSGRRKSAGIRVLGELWKKKGQRK, encoded by the exons ATGCCGAGATCAAG AGGGTCGTCAGATGCGCCGCAGAGGCAGTCGCCGCGGGCGCCGCTCCACCTGAGGGCCACCGCCTGCTCCGAGGCCAACAGCGTGCACCACCGCCCCGTGGCCGCCGACCGCAGCCCCAGGGTGTCCCCTCGTGGTGTCTTACAAGAG AGGAAGCGGGGCACGAGGGTAACCGACCTGGAGACCAAGCTGAAGAAGGCGCAGGAGGAGCTCAAGCGGCTGAGAGACCAGGTGGCCTCGGCGGAAGCCGCGAAGACCGAGGCGGAGCAAGCTCTCGTGAAGGCCAAGAAGCGGATCACGGCCACAGCCCCGACGGCGAAAGGAGAAGACGTCAAGCGTCATGTTCCTCAGGAGTCTCGAAAGGAGGGCGGTCCACCGCAGGAGAACAAGTCCGAGGAGGAGAGCGTCACTTCTCCCGCGACGATGGATGTCTTCGAAGTAGTAGTGCCGACTGAGCCCATCCACAGAGAGAACGAAGACGTCAGCAtgcagaagaaagaagagagtGCGGTGGAGAGGGAAAAGGAGGAGACAAAGACAATGATCAGCGATGCAGTAGTTGCTGAGACAGAggagaaaaagaaggaagaagaggaagacgagaGAGAGCCGGTGGTGATACCTGATAGCCCACAGGTGGACGCTCTCAAGGCCAAGCTctcggagaaggagaaggaagtgGAGATACTCCTCGAGGAGAACGTCATCTTCAAGACCAGAGCCGACGAGGAAGCGAGGCAGATCGCAGACGCTGCTCGGGCCAAGGAAGAAGAGCTGACGGCGAGGCTGAACTCCACGGAGGAAGAGCTCAAAGAAAGCAGAGCTAAAGCGGGTCGCCTGGCGGAGCAGCTGGAGGCAGCAGAAGGAGCGAAGGCGGCGTTAGAGGCGGAGATGAAGCGGCTGAGGGTGCAGACAGAGCAATGGCGGAAGGCGGCAGAGGCCGCTGCCGCGGTACTGGCAACGGGGGACGCAACGGCCGAGGACACGACGGGGAGAAGGGTAGCGGAGCGGTGTGGGTCGATGGACAAGCACCTCGGCTGGGGGTCGCCGCTGGTGGCCGGGGACATGGATGAAGACGGCAGCGGGAGGAGAAAGAGCGCCGGGATTCGAGTGCTCGGGGAGCTGTGGAAGAAGAAGGGTCAGCGGAAATGA
- the LOC135628314 gene encoding pentatricopeptide repeat-containing protein At3g58590-like has protein sequence MFDRISASYNSLVAVYAHRNHAREALAVLSRMLAAGLRPTRFAFAPLLSLPSLDLDRGIQLHSLILKSGFLHADPFSGTALLGLYARNWRLDDAFGLFEEMPTKTVVTWNSTIAAFSRRGFVEESMFLFRRLLGTGMGLTECSFLGILCSLRSSDSLRYVEQIHGLAVKTAMDSFLVVANALLNALSTCSGVLAAERFFNSLQTRDVVSWNTMMTGFAKSSIPERALELFFAMHVDEVSPSGATIATVINACTCFDSAEYGELIHAKAIKRNLDNDMFVASSLIDYYANWKRLQDAHKVFDELPVKNVVCWNALISGYSKDDPPTCLLLLKSMLRSENRPNELSFSSMLTRLSPAQLQQLHSLIIRMGYDNNEYVSSALIASYDSPGISSDASSSVKDADPVATSTARSNATASVHNRAGRYQEAQELLLRLQTPDTMSWNILLNACARNRGYSEALLSFKRMQSSGHSIDNYSAVSLVSICSRINSLELGRSVHGLIVKTISGCMDTFVCNVLLDMYAKCGSLDGCLKVFDEMGDKKNLVSWTALISGLGLHGCPHEALARFKQMESEGFEPDRVAFLAVLSACRHGGLVEEGMLMLESMKSDYGIEPEMDHYVCVVDLLCKCGHLKKAELVISGMPFQPNAVLWRTFLRGCKTFGGLLT, from the coding sequence ATGTTCGACCGGATCTCTGCCTCCTACAATTCCCTCGTCGCCGTCTACGCTCACCGGAACCACGCGCGCGAGGCGCTCGCGGTGCTCTCCCGGATGTTGGCTGCCGGCCTCAGACCCACTCGCTTCGCCTTTGCACCCCTTCTCTCCCTCCCTTCGCTTGATCTCGACCGTGGCATTCAACTGCACTCTCTGATACTCAAGTCCGGGTTTCTCCACGCCGACCCTTTCTCCGGCACCGCTTTGCTTGGTCTGTACGCGAGGAACTGGAGACTGGATGATGCGTTCGGTCTGTTCGAGGAAATGCCCACCAAGACTGTCGTCACTTGGAACTCCACCATCGCGGCGTTCTCCCGGCGCGGCTTCGTCGAGGAGTCCATGTTCTTGTTCCGACGGCTGTTGGGAACTGGAATGGGTCTGACGGAATGCTCTTTTCTGGGCATCTTGTGCTCTCTCCGCTCATCGGACAGCTTGCGGTATGTGGAGCAAATTCATGGGCTCGCTGTGAAGACCGCGATGGATTCCTTCCTTGTCGTCGCAAATGCTTTGCTTAATGCACTCTCCACTTGCTCGGGAGTGCTCGCAGCTGAGCGGTTCTTCAACAGTTTGCAGACTCGGGACGTGGTTTCTTGGAACACGATGATGACAGGGTTCGCGAAGAGTAGTATCCCGGAGAGAGCCTTGGAGCTCTTCTTCGCGATGCATGTCGATGAAGTATCACCCAGCGGGGCTACGATCGCCACCGTGATCAATGCTTGCACCTGCTTCGACTCCGCAGAGTACGGCGAGCTCATCCATGCCAAAGCAATCAAGCGCAATCTTGACAACGACATGTTCGTCGCCAGTTCGCTGATCGACTACTATGCAAATTGGAAGAGGCTGCAGGATGCGCACAAAGTGTTCGACGAACTTCCCGTGAAGAATGTAGTTTGTTGGAATGCTCTCATCTCAGGCtattcaaaggatgatccacctaCCTGCCTACTTCTTCTCAAGTCGATGTTGCGATCGGAGAACAGACCAAACGAGCTGTCCTTCTCTTCTATGCTCACGCGACTGTCTCCGGCCCAACTCCAGCAGCTGCATTCATTGATCATAAGAATGGGATACGACAACAACGAGTATGTTTCCAGTGCCCTCATTGCCTCATATGATTCTCCTGGCATTTCATCTGATGCCTCCTCCTCTGTCAAGGATGCTGATCCAGTGGCTACCTCTACTGCTCGATCAAATGCTACAGCTAGTGTTCACAACAGAGCCGGTCGATACCAAGAGGCACAGGAGCTGCTTCTCCGGCTGCAAACTCCTGACACCATGTCATGGAACATCTTGCTGAATGCCTGTGCTCGAAATCGCGGCTACTCCGAAGCCTTGTTGTCGTTCAAACGCATGCAATCCTCTGGTCATTCGATCGATAACTACTCCGCGGTGAGCTTGGTAAGCATCTGTTCAAGGATCAACAGCCTGGAGCTCGGGAGGTCAGTCCATGGGCTTATCGTCAAGACCATCTCTGGTTGCATGGACACCTTCGTCTGCAACGTGTTGCTGGATATGTACGCAAAATGCGGCAGCCTGGACGGTTGTCTGAAGGTGTTCGATGAAATGGGTGATAAGAAGAACCTCGTTTCATGGACGGCGCTGATCTCAGGATTAGGACTCCATGGCTGCCCTCATGAAGCGCTTGCGCGGTTTAAGCAGATGGAGTCCGAAGGGTTCGAGCCCGACCGAGTCGCTTTCCTCGCAGTGCTTTCAGCATGCAGGCATGGAGGACTTGTGGAAGAGGGGATGCTGATGTTGGAAAGCATGAAGAGTGACTATGGCATTGAACCAGAGATGGATCACTATGTGTGTGTGGTTGATTTGCTGTGCAAATGTGGGCATCTAAAGAAAGCAGAGCTTGTGATCAGTGGCATGCCCTTTCAGCCAAATGCTGTCTTATGGCGCACCTTCCTTCGAGGATGCAAGACATTTGGTGGTCTGTTGACATGA